The Thermoanaerobaculia bacterium DNA segment GGCGCGACGATCACGCTCGAGCAGCTGCTGGCCCACACCGCCGGGGTGCCCAACTACACCGATATGCCGGAGTGGATTCCGCGCTGGCGCGAAGACATGAACCTCGAGACGCTGATGGCGCTCTTCGAGAGCAAACCGCTCGACTTTCCGCCGGGGACGCTCTGGAGCTACAGCAACTCGGGCTACGTCCTGCTCGGCGCGGTGATCGAGAAGGTGACCGGCAAGAGCTACGAAGAGGTGGTCGAGAGCGAGCTCTTCGCTGCGCTCGGCATGACCGACTCGCGGTACGGCCACCAGGAAGAGATCGTGCGCGGCCGTGTCGCCGGCTACGTGAAGGGACCCGAGGGCTGGGCCAACGCCCCCTACCTCTCGCTCACCCAGCCCTATGCCGCGGGCTCCCTGATGTCGACTGTCGACGATCTGGCGCGCTGGAGCGACGCGCTCGAGGCCGGCCGGGTGATCTCGCCGGCCTCGCGCGATCGGATGTTCACCTCCGCGGTCCTTCGCGGCGGCGACCAGGACGGCGTCGCGACGCGCTACGGCCTCGGCAACGCCATGACCGAGGTGGCGGGTCGCCCGACGCACGAGCACGGCGGCGGCATCCACGGCTTCACCTGCGACCTGCTGCGTGTGCCCGGCGAGGAGCTGCTCGTCGTGATCCTCTCGAACAATCCGACGCAGGACACCCACGACCTCGCGCATCGGGTCGCCGAATCGGTTCTCGGCGTGCCACAGAAGGAGAAGCCTGCCCCTTTGAAGCTCTCCGCCGCCGAGCTCGACGCCTACATCGGCGTCTACCTCGTCCCGGAGCGTTCGGGAGTGCGCCGGATCGTCTCCCGCGACGGCGAGACCCTCCGTCTG contains these protein-coding regions:
- a CDS encoding serine hydrolase, coding for MRRPIAVLALLTAFLPALLSAAADRAPLDEVRQAADALLAAAYPADGPGAAVLVKWKGEIVLRKGYGMAQMDLGVPVVPEQVFEIGSVTKQFTAAVVLRLAEQGRLSLSDPLTEFLPDATFGGATITLEQLLAHTAGVPNYTDMPEWIPRWREDMNLETLMALFESKPLDFPPGTLWSYSNSGYVLLGAVIEKVTGKSYEEVVESELFAALGMTDSRYGHQEEIVRGRVAGYVKGPEGWANAPYLSLTQPYAAGSLMSTVDDLARWSDALEAGRVISPASRDRMFTSAVLRGGDQDGVATRYGLGNAMTEVAGRPTHEHGGGIHGFTCDLLRVPGEELLVVILSNNPTQDTHDLAHRVAESVLGVPQKEKPAPLKLSAAELDAYIGVYLVPERSGVRRIVSRDGETLRLQRTGGDLRTLVPIGPDAFETADSGTPVRFARGAGGSVVALMVDQGIGPVFRSLRTDEPVPPPLKEVAVDSAAYAALVGVYALAPGFDIAITQEGDHLFAQATGQEKLEIYPESTIRFFFKLVDAQIDFVLENGRATSLTLHQGGQHLPAPRKP